From Nitrospira sp.:
CGTCGCGATGACCGTGCCGTTCGCCTTCTGGACCAAACCGAAGTATGACGCAGGTGTGCGAAGCCGCGGCATCGGTCGCAGCCGCGCGGGCACAACAGCACCAAATGGAAAACCTGACTCGTTTTCAGGTCAACGACCTGTTGGCGAAGGTCCGGGCGAGTGAACAGGTGGCCAGGCTGTATCACACCACGATCCTGCCCCAGGCCGTGCAGAACCTGGAAGCGGCGCGAGTGGGGTATCGAACGGGAAAGAGAGGGTTTCTGGATCTTATTGATACGCAGCGGGCCTGGCGAGGATTTCAGCATGAGTACTACCGAGCGCTGGTTGAGCGGAAGCACCGCCTCGCGGAACTCGAACAAGTAATCGGAACCGGCCTGAACGGAAACAGCTAAACAGGGAGGACTAGGCCATGAGCCAAAGCATCGG
This genomic window contains:
- a CDS encoding TolC family protein → MTQVCEAAASVAAARAQQHQMENLTRFQVNDLLAKVRASEQVARLYHTTILPQAVQNLEAARVGYRTGKRGFLDLIDTQRAWRGFQHEYYRALVERKHRLAELEQVIGTGLNGNS